The Penicillium psychrofluorescens genome assembly, chromosome: 2 nucleotide sequence ACGCAGCTTGTCCACCGGACGGGGAGCAACGGCAGCCGCCTTAGCGAGACGAGTCTCACGACGACGGTGCTTCCGGCCGGGCTAtcgcaaaaaaaaagtgccATGTTAGTCGACCAGCCCAATGAAAATTTTTCTCCGTCCGTTCCAATTCGATTCAATCGCAGTGCGTCTCGGTGGAGAGTATAGGGGATTCGGAAAATCGTACCTGGTCGAAATGCACGCGCACACGACGCTGCCAGTCCTTGCGGAAGTCTGCACCAAACAGTCAGTCTTTTGGTTCCTTTTTCAAAAAATCCGCACGTCTTTGGCGTTCAAATATTGAGACGCAGAGAGCACAGCAGTCGGGATCACTCACGGTTCTTCTGGATTTGGTTGTTGTGCTTGATCGCCTATATTCCCACACACAATCCGTCAGCATTCCATCACCAGCAGTGTTTCAACAAGTCGTCCAGTCGATTCTAATCAAGCCGAAGACCGTTCAAGACATCCATAACAGCAGGGAGACGCACCATTGTGACGGATGGGGATCGAGCCGGGTGGTCGTCGGAGGGTTGCTGGTCAAATCTCCCTTCACGGCAGAAACTGAAGATGCAGTTTTCGTGGGCGAGCACCCACACAGTGGCCTCACCGCTTTTCGCTTAGCGAGCCCTAAGTTGGCATTAAACCCAATGGGGCGATCACGTGTGGTCACATGACCATAAGATACTACAGTATAACTTATTCTACTGGAGTGCTAGGAATACGGAAATGGAATCCACGGAGACAAATCCGGCAATAGTCGATTCCTATTGTACAGTACAGTCATGCAGGGTACCTGTCCCGACCAGCCTATCTATCTATGTgcaacaacatcctccatGAAAGCCATGTCGAGTGCTTCAAGCCAAAGCCTAACAATAAATCAAAATGCAAACGCCCAAGTCTGTCGTCGCAATTGCGATTTAACATCGCATCCCGCATGCGTTCATCATTCGTGGCAATTCCCGAAGGGCATGAAGTCGTAACAGCCaataaaataaaaaaaagCGCTAAGTCATGAAGAACGGAATTCATATCCAAGGAGGTAGGTCTCAGGTTTCAATACCCAGACCCACCCCATTGGTCGTCCTGGATTTCTTCGAGGCCACTCCTTTCTCATCAGAGCtggccttgcgcttgccAGGTCCGGACTGGTAACGGTCCACACCGGGCTTCTTCACTTGACCAAACAACCTCGTTTGAAGCAGGCTGCTTGTCTTCGCGGCATTAGAACGCATTTGCGGGTGTGGGGTCTCTAAGGCTTCTTCGGACTCGGAAAGGGAGACAGTGCTGTCGCTGTCATAATGCGTCTCACGAGAGGGGCCCATTGGTGTAAGGTAGTGGCGCCCCTGGGGAGCGGAGCGAGGGTGGTTGGGAGTCACGGGAAGAGAAGATTGGTTGTGCTCAGGAACACGATCCGAAGGCGAGCTGACATACTTGCGCTCGCCGTTCATGATCTTgccagcaaaaagaagagCAGCAAAGGGATCAGGGTTCTCGCCCCGGCAGATAGTCTGAAGCTCGTTCTGCATGCTGGGTGAGAGAGAGCCGTAGTTGAAGATTTGGGAAAAGTGCTTGCGGTTGTCTTCAATGCGCCGTTTCAACATATCGTTCTGCTCGGTGAGTTCCATAGACTTTGCGTTTGCATCGTCAATCGCTCTCTTTGCATGCCGCAGCCTGCGGTCCAGAACGGCATTGACACCCTCAAGTTCTTGCGATCGTTGGATCGCTGTCAGGTAATCTGCGTTGGGAGCAGACTGCGATTGTTTAGGCGTGATGGATTCGGTGGGGCGGGAGCGGCTGCGGTACTGGGCGCTCTGCAGGATTTCCACTTCCCGTTTAGCGAGTCGGTGCTCCACCTCGGCGCGCTTGACTGCTTCGCTGCTAGCAAAAGAGACGAGGCTGTTTTGCAGCTTGAAGTGCAGCGCGGACATACGAGCCTCCTGGGCGACGGTGAGAAGATCCTTGGCGATGGTGCGCAATTGGGTCTCGTTGGCGTTTTCGATCTCTTCCACGCTGGGGAGGTTCTCCGAGGCACCGTAGGCATCGCACAGAGTCTTATCCATATCGGCTGGGGTTACCAGCGATGGGCTCAGGGAGCGCGAGTGAGATCGGGATTGGCGGAGAGGTGCTCCCGGGATCtgagtggaaggaggaggggtcatgtcggaggaagacagcggcggcggtgatATAAACTTGCTCTTGTCGGACTGCAAGGATTGatctttggccttggcaCTCAggtctggagaaggcgacaGGGTGGTACGCCGGATGGGCGTCGCAGGAGCGACAATCTCCGCGGGCGCACCCAGGGAGCTTTGCGAGTTGGGATGCTGGGCCATGATGAAGGCGGTCAAAGTTGGTATCGATATTGATATCGATAAGATGAGGAGAGATCAACCGTGGGGAATGGATCCTCGCACTGGATGCTTATTAGTATCCATGATCCCAAGCTAATTAATTGGGAGGCGGGCGAGCACATACCGGAGAGAGGGACGAGGGAGCTTCAGATAGGTGCCGAAAGCGTCAAGACCCGATACGACAGTCTGTGCTAAGATCTCGGCACGATCAGATGTAGTAAGGTTTAAGTAATGGAAGATGGGTGGAAGGTGGTGGGAGTAAGGGGTGAAAGAGTAAGTAGGAGGGTATGTAGCGGGTGGGTGTGAGGAAGAGGGAACAGAGAAGGTTGGATGGTTGGTTGGATGGATAAATGGGGGATAACCATCAGGAACGGGCAACAACTGAGGGGGCTTGGGAGAGGCTGGGAGCGGTCATGGGGGCGGCACGTGATGGTCCAGCATGCCCCGATGCGGCTGGATGCTTATGTAATGGGTTGGGTTGGCAACGGCTGGAGTAGGACTAGTTAGTACGGAAGAGATCATGCTGAAAtattatgatgatgatgatgatcaaCTAGGGAGACAGTAGCACAGTAGCAGCTGGCAGTCCATATGTACTGTGTTTCTATCTAGAGCCATTTGGAACTCCATTAcaaaaatatatattttccTCATTCTTGTCAGATCTATAGAATTGACtctggatcagatcaaaGCAAGGGAGGCAGAGATGGAGATATCGTGGCAGCAAAGAAAGGGTCTCCACGATCCGGGTGTGACAGGAATATTGGTTCAAAATAGGTGCGTGGTCAACTACAATCAATCAATAGTTAATGGGCATACTGTACAACAAGAAATGGATCgttgcctcaggcagcaTCAACGTAAACAACCACGAACTAGCAACAATGTTTCTTTGACCTGCCACACTCTCCACGCACCACCACGCCTTCTTTTTGTGTCGCTCTGCGGAAATGTCTCACTCCCTGGCCACCGTCTAATTTACTTCCCATCCTGCCAGACCTTGCCTCTCTTAACCCTCGTTCGGGGCAGTCACGAGAACATCGACATGGAGACTCAACCCAAAGCACGCCTCAGTGGCATTCCGCGCCCAGTTTCGCGATTACCCTTACCTACAGCCTCATCGATACCGATCAGACCTTCGCCCTCCCGTGAGAGATTGCGAGCCGACCCTGGAATCGACGATCGACGATTACGCCGGCCTTCTCGCGAATCGCTACGATCGAAGACACTTCCACGATATTCACCAGTCAAGTCTAGCGAGAATGCGCTTCCAGAACACAATGAATCGACCAATGAAGTGAATGATGAGCCTCGATTGGAACCACAGACGTTAGTAGGGCTGGAAACAACCGCAGACGATGAGGAGATCGGAACAGCCCAGGAAGATCGAGGTCGACGGGAGGGACGACCGTCATTGTCGGAGCGGACGATTGGGACTTTGTCAAATATCTCACCCTCTCCAGCATCCGTGAAACGGCAGCCGAGCTTTTTCAACGGGGCCAGCCCAATGCGCTCCCCATCGCGGACGCCGTCAAATGTGTCCAACTATTCGCAATCGCCGTCCCGCTCATCCTCGGGTCAGTACCACAACGGGAGCGAGACTTTCCAGGGACCCGTGTCGAAACTGCGCTTGCCATCCAGGTCTCGTGTGTCAACGCCCTCATCTCTTTGGACGAGCAATGCCCATGATATCTCGGAAGCAAGTGAAAGCCCTTCGAAATTGAGATTCCCACCAGCAAAGCAGATCGGAACAGATACTGCACCTTCCGAGATCAGCTTGCCGTCGAAGAAAACTGGGACCATTCCTGAGCGATCGAGTGTATACGGAGGCAATAAGGATGTAGCTGCTACCGCTTCGCCTGCTCGTTTCATACCGAGCAAGATCACCAAAAAGCCTTCTCAACCCGACATGGGTCCACCTGGCCGACCGCTCAACGTACGCAAGACCCGGAAGCCCCAGGAAGACTCGCCATCTACCATGAGGTCGCCTTCTACCACTTCCAGATATTATTCTACGGCTTCCAACATGCCGGATGAGTTGGACCCAGAGCAACAGGCGGAAGCCGAAGCAAGAAAAGCTACCAAATCGTCAAACGCACTACGAGAGAGCATCGCAAAAGCCAAAgccgcgaagaaggcggcggcggtggcggcaaAGAAGACGAACACTCCCAAGACTGTGGCTTCCGATCCGTGTGCAAACACTGATGCCGAGGATCCCTTCAACCAATTAACCGACGGGTCGAATCCTGGTGTTCTTCGAAAACGTGTGCAGACAGCTCGCGCAACCGGCCTGTTGAATATCGCAGCGCTTTCTTTGAAAGAGATCCCCAACGAAGTGTTGGATATGTACAAATTCGATCCGGATACCTCGTCCAACTGGTTTGAAAATGTCGACCTTTCCAAGTTCATCGCTGCAGACAACGAATTCGCCGAAATCTCGGATGACACGTTTCCTGATATTGATATGGAGGACTTTGACCCCGAAAGTAATGAGCGAGGACCCCAGTTTGGAAGCATTGAAACGTTGGATCTCCATGGGAACGTTTTGCAGACTCTACCAATGGGGCTCAGGAGATTGCAGCAACTACGCACTCTTAATCTCTCAAACAATTCTCTGTCCATCGACAATATCCACGTTGTCGCGGAGATTCCGTCTCTGGTGGACCTGAAGCTGGCAAATAATCAACTACAAGGGCGGTTCCCTTCGGATATTGGCCGACTTCGCAGTCTGGAAACATTGGACTTGCATGGCAATACCCTGACAGAACTTCCAGATGAACTGGCTGAACTCACATCCTTGAAATCATTGGATGTTGGCGAGAATCAACTGACCTCCCTGCCCTTTGAATGGTTGAGCAAGCTCCCTTTGAGAACGATCAATGCCTCAAAGAACAGACTGGCGGGCACTCTGATCCCAGCTTCAGTGGACCGTCTCGAGACCCTACAGTCACTCAATATTGTGAACAATTTGGTAGAAATATTTTCTGCGAATGAGATGTTGTCTTGCCCCAGTTTACATAGCCTGTTTATGGGGATCAACCGAATCAAACGCCTGCCGTGCGTGTCATCTTGGCAATCGCTGCTGATTCTGTCGGCAGAAGACAACAAGATTGCTGAGCTCCCGGCGGGCTTCACAGAGCTCAAAAGCATCAAGACTGTCGATCTGACTGGAAATGACATTTCACGCCTGGACGAGAAAATTGGCTCCATGGAGAGCCTTACATCATTCCGTGTCGGCAATAACCCACTCGGCGAGCGTAGGCTTCTGACCATGGACACCGAACAGCTCAAACAAAACATGCGCAATCGCTATGAGCCCGACCCTCAAGACACAGATGACGAGGGTTCAGTAGCGACCCAGTTCACACTTGCGCCGGAGACCCCGACGCTTGATAGCGGCTGGCGGATCCGGCCTGGCGGCGTCCTTGATAGATCATATTCCGAGATGACAGACCTGGCAACCGACAAGCTGGTATTGATCGCCTTGCAAGATGTTCGCAGCCTTTACTTGCAGCACAACGATCTACACTGCTTCCCCATCCCTGCACTTGGAATGCTCGCGCAGGGGTTAGTTGAGCTTGACATCTCCCACAATCCTCTGAATAGCCGTGACCTAATTTCTACGACCATCGAACTGCCAAAGCTGCAAACCCTCAATTTGAGTGTCTCCAGATTATCTTCCCTGGAGTGTCTGATTTCTCATCTGATTGCGCCATCATTGTCAGTTCTGGATATCTCTAACAACCGGCTGACCGGGCCCTTACCACACCTTCGTTCGGTCTTTCCGGCTCTCAAGACCATTCTCGCCTGTGATAACCATCTCTCTCGCTTAGATTTCGAAGTGGTGCAGGGTCTGCAGGTTCTCGACGTCGGTAACAATGATATTGACTACTTGCCGCCTAAGATTGGCTTGTTGAGCGCTGAACGCTCCCCTCGAAACTGGGGCGACCATGGATCGGCCTTGAGAAGGTTTGAGGTTGCTGGCAATCGATTCCGCGTGCCTCGTTGGCAGGTGGTTGCCAAAGGCACTGATGCCGTTTTGGATTTTCTGAAAGACCGTATCCCTGCTGGTGATCTTCCTGAatgggagaaggagaatgatGCTGCAGCCGATGGATTCTGATTATCTCACATTTTATGTTGGCTTGACGCCAATTGAAACAGCCCTCCCCGGAGTTGCTATTTGTAAATtactctttctctttctttccttgcATATACATAGACAACCCCCAACCGTGTACTTCCTAGATGTTCAACAATGCTTGTGTATCTATATCCATATCTTCTTTATTAACACAACAATCTAAGTCTGCTCATGAATCGTAGCAGAAGAAATTGGCTTGCTGACTTCATCCATGACTTTGAGCCACGTCTTTGACCAGACTGTGAACTTGTCTTCGGCTCCAGCTGATGCATCCCAAGGTGAAACAACCGAGTCTACCGCCTGTGTAGCACACTTCTTGACCTCCTTCAAATATTCGACCGATCTATCCACATCTGCCTCGTACAAAGCCCCAGCAGCTTCATCCACCTGATCAGGGATGTGTTGAAGGTTCAGCATCAACGACTCCAGCTTGGTGATCCTGGATACAGGAGATAAAGGCGTGTTGCCGGTATTCTTGAGCCGATTGCTGATAATCGCGGGATAGATCTGTGCAACAGGCTTGAGGAAGCGAATAGTCGCCTTCTTTTGTTCCTGCAACGCGGCAGTATTTTCCTTatcctcctcggcatcctcctccgaatcttcgtcatccttgTCGTCATCCTtgtcgtcatcatcgtccatAACTCCATCAAAGAActcatcaccatcgtccTCGGGGTCCCAATCTTCAATTTCTTCCACTGCGTCGCGCACAAGATCCCTCCATTGCTCAACGCGGCGGATGACAAACCCCACGACGCCCTTATTTGCGATATTCGTCACCGCGTCGCAGGC carries:
- a CDS encoding uncharacterized protein (ID:PFLUO_003618-T1.cds;~source:funannotate), which codes for MRSPSRTPSNVSNYSQSPSRSSSGQYHNGSETFQGPVSKLRLPSRSRVSTPSSLWTSNAHDISEASESPSKLRFPPAKQIGTDTAPSEISLPSKKTGTIPERSSVYGGNKDVAATASPARFIPSKITKKPSQPDMGPPGRPLNVRKTRKPQEDSPSTMRSPSTTSRYYSTASNMPDELDPEQQAEAEARKATKSSNALRESIAKAKAAKKAAAVAAKKTNTPKTVASDPCANTDAEDPFNQLTDGSNPGVLRKRVQTARATGLLNIAALSLKEIPNEVLDMYKFDPDTSSNWFENVDLSKFIAADNEFAEISDDTFPDIDMEDFDPESNERGPQFGSIETLDLHGNVLQTLPMGLRRLQQLRTLNLSNNSLSIDNIHVVAEIPSLVDLKLANNQLQGRFPSDIGRLRSLETLDLHGNTLTELPDELAELTSLKSLDVGENQLTSLPFEWLSKLPLRTINASKNRLAGTLIPASVDRLETLQSLNIVNNLVEIFSANEMLSCPSLHSLFMGINRIKRLPCVSSWQSLLILSAEDNKIAELPAGFTELKSIKTVDLTGNDISRLDEKIGSMESLTSFRVGNNPLGERRLLTMDTEQLKQNMRNRYEPDPQDTDDEGSVATQFTLAPETPTLDSGWRIRPGGVLDRSYSEMTDLATDKLVLIALQDVRSLYLQHNDLHCFPIPALGMLAQGLVELDISHNPLNSRDLISTTIELPKLQTLNLSVSRLSSLECLISHLIAPSLSVLDISNNRLTGPLPHLRSVFPALKTILACDNHLSRLDFEVVQGLQVLDVGNNDIDYLPPKIGLLSAERSPRNWGDHGSALRRFEVAGNRFRVPRWQVVAKGTDAVLDFLKDRIPAGDLPEWEKENDAAADGF
- a CDS encoding uncharacterized protein (ID:PFLUO_003617-T1.cds;~source:funannotate) gives rise to the protein MAQHPNSQSSLGAPAEIVAPATPIRRTTLSPSPDLSAKAKDQSLQSDKSKFISPPPLSSSDMTPPPSTQIPGAPLRQSRSHSRSLSPSLVTPADMDKTLCDAYGASENLPSVEEIENANETQLRTIAKDLLTVAQEARMSALHFKLQNSLVSFASSEAVKRAEVEHRLAKREVEILQSAQYRSRSRPTESITPKQSQSAPNADYLTAIQRSQELEGVNAVLDRRLRHAKRAIDDANAKSMELTEQNDMLKRRIEDNRKHFSQIFNYGSLSPSMQNELQTICRGENPDPFAALLFAGKIMNGERKYVSSPSDRVPEHNQSSLPVTPNHPRSAPQGRHYLTPMGPSRETHYDSDSTVSLSESEEALETPHPQMRSNAAKTSSLLQTRLFGQVKKPGVDRYQSGPGKRKASSDEKGVASKKSRTTNGVGLGIET
- a CDS encoding uncharacterized protein (ID:PFLUO_003619-T1.cds;~source:funannotate); translated protein: MSRQLSTILTTTFALLDQFQDTLSPKTAAQAAQSTPKDADGLPLLSASSSALRAQVTKLSLLALTTPFTHSAVSGILRDVNDSILPSLVTASLLVTPTAYTKAFHSEVLVLAKAALVEFASLIQEVKIIADKKDEQKNDNKKESELVQSEKNAVTVATGRTWDACDAVTNIANKGVVGFVIRRVEQWRDLVRDAVEEIEDWDPEDDGDEFFDGVMDDDDDKDDDKDDEDSEEDAEEDKENTAALQEQKKATIRFLKPVAQIYPAIISNRLKNTGNTPLSPVSRITKLESLMLNLQHIPDQVDEAAGALYEADVDRSVEYLKEVKKCATQAVDSVVSPWDASAGAEDKFTVWSKTWLKVMDEVSKPISSATIHEQT